The nucleotide sequence TTAGCAATTGGGCTTCGATATATCGAGTAGTTCTAAATAGATAACTAACAGGTTTTGAAGTACAGATACAACTTGCACTTTTTACAAAATAATACAGTAATTTGTGGTGGTGTAATGAGTATCTGCTAGTTCATGAAACTTGTTTTTGCTAATCTATTTCCATCTGCTTCCATTTTAGTGGCGTAGAAGCTAAACAGCCCAACTCTGCCATCAGGAAGTGTGTTAGAGTTCAGCTGATCAAGAATGgcaaaaaaataacagcttttgttCCCAACGACGGTTGCCTGAACTTCATTGAGGTAATTTTCAAGAAGTCAGTCTATGAAAAGTTGTATgtcagagtgaaaaaaacccacataatcGACAGATTTAGGGGATGGTTAGACAAGGGTTCGTGGCATTCTGCACCACGTGTATCATAAAGCTGTAACTGCAGAGGCAGATGAAATTTGAGGagctgtttctgtattttctgcttcttagCAGCTATGCTCTTGCTGTAAGCTAAATGACATCTCGGCTTATGTTTCCAAAACACTGAAGGGGGCAGTAGGCCTTTACTCATGTATATCTTACCAATAGCCTTCAGTATTTCCACCCGTTCCTTAGAAAGCCTAGGGTATGGCTCAGATTTAATGTTAGCCATTTCAGAAGTACGTACCGGTTTAATATTGATAGCTCTGTAACTACATGGTCTTTCATTGCAGGAAAACGACGAAGTTCTGGTTGCTGGTTTTGGTCGGAAGGGTCACGCTGTTGGTGACATTCCTGGAGTTCGCTTCAAGGTTGTCAAAGTAGCCAATGTTTCTCTTTTGGCCTTGTACAAGGGCAAGAAGGAGAGACCAAGATCATAAATTTAGACCAATTTGCCAAGAATATCAATAAAATTTTTGATTGGAAAAACTTCTTGTTATTTAAGGCTTaagattttttaatgtttatctGCAAGTGACATAGTTCAGACTTCGGTGTgtactgtctttttttgttgttggctgCTGGCTTTTCCTCCTGTAAGAAATGGTTTGGTGTTGAATGACAGAAGAGAGCCAGAGCATCTTTATAACTAGCAGGTGAGCttgaaaagcactttttatttccaaattcacCTTTGTGTTGTGTGGAGCAACACAGCTGTCCGCTGGGAACTTCAGAGACTTACATCATAGAATGAAGGGGTGTTTTAGTGCTTTGCGGACCATCCCCGATTCCCAGCGCCTTCATGAAGGCTTCTTCAGCTTAGTAACTAGAGTAGCGACTGTCCTGCTGTCAAGATGGACTGATAGATCCCTCTGAGGCCTTTGTCCCCTCATAAACACTTCTTCCCGAAAGCTGTCATGAAGAGGGCCCCATGAAACAATTTCTGCACTGCTGCGCTGCCACTTGTGCAGAACCATAAAGACTTTGAAGCTTGGGTCCAAGTATGACACTAACACTGAGCTAATTGGGGCTCTGACCTAAGGAAGTAGGCTGCGTTGCAGGAGAAGGGAGAGGTTTGCAGCGTTTGCGCCGTTACCTACATAGCTTACAAGGGCTGGAGTGCTGTTAAGGGCACGGAGGAGGGGAGGACTGTGTCACGCTGGCACGTGTGGTCCAGTACAGCACTGACACATGCTATGTGCACCAAAAGTGAAAGTGGGCTAACTGTTGCTTTGGTGTCACAGCCTTAATGATCTTAAGGGGGCTGCATCATCATGAATCAGTGTTATCATTAGGGGTGGCTTCTGCAGTGGAAGTGGTCAGGGGAGTAACAAGCTTACTGCCACATCTTGCAGTAAAGTTAGgtttccttgttttcctctgtcAGTAAGGGTACTGGTTGTTAGTGCAGCACTTACAGAGGGAATGTAAGTcttaacaatgaaaatatttgtcaggCAGCAAGGTTAGATTTCCTTATATCTCTGTTAGATCTTATGTGACCTTTTGCTAGTcgttcagtattttattttcaaagaggTAATTCCAGTTTTGCAAAATACCGCTGTACAAGGAAAGATCAACTGCTTTTCAGGAGCACAGGATAACTACTTTTTCTTTGGATACTAAATAGTTAAAACTGTCACATAAGTATGTAAGGGTGGGTGgtttgttgggtggtttttttttcaaagcctgaaGTATTATACATTACTCCCATGTTTTTGCCTATCTATCTGTTCAGTGGCTGAGCATTGATACTGTTTGAGAGATGTTTGTATTAACTGTAATAAATATGACACAATCCAGAACTTAATTACAGACTCAGTCTTTTTTAGAAGGGACAGAGTGCTGTCTAGTGTAGCTGGAATTTTATCTTCAGTCATCATGTCAGTCATAAAACTCTTCCCACaggaactgaaatgaaatttcttaGTACTAGGTCTGGCCAAAAAAACTCTTAATGTTTCTCTGAGACTATTAAATTCATCAGGAATCAAAACATCCCCTCAAGCAAGTTGGGAGGAGAAATTGCAttcattttaatgcttattttggAAAACTGCCTTCCTCAAATCAAAAATGGTCACTGTAAATGTTGAAAATGGTATTTATTCATGGTCTTCAATGATGACAGCAGTTCTAGTTTCTACTGTAAAAACAGGCAATGGCACCTGACATACAATTCATCAGGTTTAGGTCCTGAAGGGATTATTAAACCATTTATTTTACCTAATCTCATctctgtcctgctcagcctatAGAACTTCACCCTGCTGCTTTCATGTTAAGTGTAAATTAAGCCTTAACTAGTTGGACTTGGGCAAGTCTGCCTGATTTGAAGACACCCATTTCTTTTAGTACATTCCAGCTGTTTTCATTTAACTGCTGTGTACTGACTTGAACATGTCTTTGAGTAGGGCTTTTTGGCTTTCTTTGCTAGATTAAaaaaacagttgcttttttttttttacttttcaaagaTATCTGCACCATAATTAGGCTATTGGAAAAACTGAAGTATTTCGTCTGTTCATATCTTCAAtcatttttctctgtgttgtcCAGTTTTTCAATATCACTTTAAAATGTGGATGCCAGAACTAATACAGAATTATAGAACGGAACACCAACCAAGAAACCAGCATGTCCCTCTATATCAGCCCTTAAATCATTGCCAGATATTCTGTTCTGTTGATACTTGCACTCATATATTTTATCTTGAATTTGGCCCCTTGAAAGTACATTTTGCACAAAGCTTATACTGGAGCACTGGGTTCTTTGTTTCATCTTAGAGCTATTTTATGCAATAAAACCTCAAAATACTTATTTGGCTGAATTAGAGTGTAAACAATTGCCTTATTATAATCACAATTTGTCTGTGTGTTCATCCAAAAGGCTCTTCCTTCAGCTAGTATTcattaatttatatgaaaatggAGTAAAATTTAAGAACAGATTGAGAATCCTTACTACTGGGTATTTAGTAGCTTAGTCATCTGGGAGTTTGTGAGATTTGGATTCAGATCCTTGTTGGGGCGCAGAAGCAATGTTGAACTTGGGTTTCCCTTATCCTTGTAAATGCAGTAGCCCCAGGCATAACGAAAACAGCTTTTGCTGCAGCCCTTTCCCAGCTTTATGGGGGAACTCTGGAAAACCTGTTGTCTGCAATTCCAGAATTAAGACTCCCTCTGCTGGAACCTGACTTAATTAAATTGAGGCCTTAACTCCCTGCCTAATCTTGGATACGGCATAAATACACAGCACCTGTAGCAGGCTTCACTCAGCTAGCACGTCGGAGCGTAAGTGAAGAGGCTGCGTGGACCGTGCCATCAGCTATCCCCACAGCTCCCAGGGGTACCccactgtcatttttattttcactgtgctTTCTGGTTTCCTAGCCCTTCTGTTTTCTTGGCTAGTGGAGGGTTAACtgctagtaattttttttcttcccagcaacCATATGCATGTTCTGGATATGTTCTCTTTTCACCCAAAATGTTATGCGGATGGGTTTTGAGGATCTTCTACATCTGCCCAGTATTTCTTACAGCTTCACTGAATCAAAGCTACTGTTTATGCAACACagtaatttcatttcaaatgctATTGTATGCCCAGAAATCCCAGATACGTCCTTACCACGTCTGCTGTGGCTCTGTCTAATGCTTCTGTGAAACCTGGAATAGATGAGCAGTAATTGGAGGTAGCACACAGTAGAGATGCCTGCATATTCTACTACAAAGTCTGAAATCCAACCTTCATCTAGGAGCAGAACAATGTAAGTAGACAGCCAGGTTTGAAAGCATTGGCCACCATCAGTACAGCTATTTACTAATACTATGCATCAAACCAACTGCAGGTACAGATGTAAGAGAAATCAGATACAAAATTACATGCAAAACAGCTAGAACTCAAGTTTTTTCAGGTGATCCTTAATTACAGTAAGACTGGAAGCTACTGGATGAGCAAACCTGAACATTGAACTCCAACTCACAGCTTGCAGATCTGACAGCAGTTCCTGGTGGAAGAGACACATCCCAGTCAGCTAGTTTAATCTAGAAATCATGGTCTTATGTATGCAAATGTTATCCTACACAACGGCTGGTTTCCAGCTCAATTTCTACAGGAGATACATTGCTTCAACTGAAAAAATTAGcagctttggttttgttattCCAGCAAActgtttgttttgatattttgatttgcttttcctgCGTAGAAAAAATTATTAGCAGGGCTGCCAGTAAtactcctttgaaaaaaaaaaaggattttactgCAGCCAGCGAAGACAACTATTGAAGTCCTCGCAGTTCAAATTCTTCTCAAATTCTAAAGTCAGTCTGGCGGTAAAGGAGATGAAGATGTAAATGGAGCTAGACCAGTTTCCAAAAGTAGGGCATTGTCATGAGGTAATCTTGCCACTAGATGTTGCTATCAGTACAATGAAGGGAAAAGCTGAACCGTAAAAGGTATAAGCCAAAAAGTTGTTTATGTGGACTTTTAACAAAGGAAATCTTCAAAATGGGAAATTTAGATTTTTACTGATTCAGTGAGTTCCTGTTAGGACAATGGGACACTTACTGTGTTGTTGCCTTTGCATACCTAAAGGGTGGCTAAATGCCACACACAGGTACAAGAGCTTATGGAATAAATCCACCTGAAATCTTGTTACATCGAAAACATGGAAGAGAAGAACAGAGGTACTTATTAGTCCATCAAGCATGTGTACATTTGGCAGGTTTGGTTGAattaggggctttttttttggttttaacttccttttctaaAACTTCTTGCCACATAGCAGAAGTGAGACTGCTATTAAGATGAAGGGACAGTAACAGCTACCAGGAGTAGGAGAATGCACAGAACTGGGAGCGGGACAAGTAAAGCTCAATGTTATTAAAGCTAGCTGCACATTTTGagttgcattttattatttgttttacaaGCATGTTTAGCACATGACATCTAGTCAACACTTGGGCACCAGGATTCTTCTAGCAAATGTGTCCGTGGATTCTGTCAGTACCCAGGAATAATTTGTGTTATCTGGACACTGTAGAAAGAAGTCAAAGGAAGATGAGCCAAGCCAAACCTCATCACCAAGTCACTATTGGAGGGGGTTTAAGCCTAATGAAGAGGCGTTGAAGCTATGTGTCATACAACCCAAATCCACCATAACAGAGGGGAATCCACAGAGATCAGAGAAGACGTGAACTTGTGCAATAGATACGGCAGTCCATGTTTCTACTTCATTAGCAAAGCATATTAGTAGATATTAAAGCACATGGCTAAACATATGAAGCTAACAATACCTGACGGCTGGATGCAGGAGAATGAACCTTACGAATCCTGGAGAAGCAACCAGCGCTTGGCAGAGTGAGGCCTGGCTGGAATCCACCAGAATTCAGTTCAGGATTTTTATTTGGATCAAGTGCAAAGGAAAGAAGGATTAGTTCAGTTCCACAGTTTGCCAAATCTTTTTCAACCTATGCCCAGCCTGTGTTCTCCCCTGCTGTGGGCTCTACCTGCCCCTGAAAGTGGAGTGGCATCAACTATGGCACTTGCTCAGCGGAAGCAAAAATCATTAAGACTGGTCTCTGCATTTTAAGGTGATGTATTCCAAAAGAGACAGACCCAACGTGAGGGATTGCTTCTGTTGATACAGATGACTGCTGGTGAAAATCTGCTTACTGGGATTCTTCTCTATCTATAGCCTAATCCTGTGCAGCAACACAGGTGTGGACAGGAAGCACCTGAATAGTATCTCCCTCCATCTGTCCTCTGATGATGAGGCTAATAGCGCATGGCTGCTGAACCCAGCAGTGCACAGAGAAGCACGCAGCCTAAGCCCTTTAGACAGGGCTACCTCTCCCAGAGTGCTGTACTAACAACgttactgaaaaataatactACAGGAAAACATGTTGTTTTCTAACAAACAGGGTCgaggaaaaagaaagtgttcGAGGTGAGGCTCTGTAAACCCATTCTCTTTTCAAACACAGCAGTGAACTCCTCTCTCGCCTTGAGCTGAAATTCATCTTCAGTAGGTGACAGTTACAACAAGCTCTCAAGTGGTGAAGTGAAAGCTTCCTTGTGGTGCAGGGTTTTTTAAGACTCTAACAAAATCCAGGACATAAAGATAACAGGTGTGATACATTCCTAATTCTTCCTGAGCAGTCAATACATGGTTAGTTTTGCAGCTATGAACTTCaggtatacattttttttattctagatgGTAAGAACTTATTGCTAAGAAATGCTCTAAActctttgaaacatttttaaaagcctacaTGTTACTAAAAATATGCACAGATGTTCATACATACACTGTTCTCTAGAAGAGAGTATTCTGGAGGAAATAATTGTAACTTCACAGTTCAGAGGAAAAAGCAATCGTTTTTCATTTGTGCTGTAACTGAAATGCTGTGCAATACAAATATAGATGTCCAAACAAACTCATTAAATCACCGTCATAGcaaatggccaaaaaaaaaaaaaagttattgagaAAGTTTTGCTGAAATTCATGGAGTCACAGCAAGAATTGATATTGATTAGTTCATTATATTCAGCTCTAATTAACTAGATCAACATTTAGTGTTGTGAAAACAAGCATGCAATTTGACCGAAGGAATGTTTCTTGTAgtaaccaaaaccaaccaactaCAAACCTTCTGGCAGACCAGATGGGGGTTAAATTCTAACCTGATCATGCTGACACAAATGAGGGATTATGTAGGTAGCAATTGCGTTccaaagaaaagcatatttttggcTTAGTTCAACAtacaaaattcatttttcttgctgATTCTTGTAACCAAGGGCAGGTATGAGTCAGTTCTCTTAAAAAGAAGTCCCCAGAAGCAATGGTCCTCAATATGTCTTCCCAGATTAGCAAGGATAGAACAACTGAGCAAATTTGCAAAACTGTTTGGAACTGGAAATTTTCTTTTGGTAAACTGCAAGATTTCAGATAATTTATGTAGCCAAAACCCAAGTTCAGATCTAAGAATCTTCAATAGATTCActaaataaaattacaaaatagTGCTGCAATTAATttgattctgaaataaaataggatttttgtACACAAACATTCTGTATAAAATATCCTCTAAGTCACTGAGGCACAGATGTAAATGGGAAATTAGATGCCTACTTCCCACTTACGCCATTAGAAAGCAGATATCTAAACAGGATTATATCTCTGCTTGATCCCAAATATTTATGTTATCCTGTATTTGTTTCTTAGTCTATTTGTACTAACCAAGCTGAATTTTTGTCTAGTGGTATTCTGGACAAATTTCAGGGAACTGTTGATAGTGATGATGACACTGCTCTGTTGCTCTGTTGTTTACGGTGTTAAGAATTGTAGCAGGGCAGGGTAACTGTCAGCTTGCTTATCCATTTCTTGCTCCCCATTACCACCATCATGTCTCAGCAACTGTGGGAACAGGGTCAAGGCACTGAAGAGGAATTTGGAGGGGCGTTATCAGCAGGAaggaagcaagacagagacaGCTTCAGAAACTGGGAACAACTTGTGTGTCCAGCCAAGTGAACGTATGGTTATAAGATATCCAGGAGGTAGAGTGATTGCTGGGAGAGGATGTCTAGGAATTACTGTGACTGCCAGGACACTGACAAAGCAGTATCCCGCTGTGTGCAGCCATCCATTACACAAGTGCCTAGGGTAGTCTCTGACAGAGAAAATCTTAAGTCTACTACAGTGTGCAGTGCCCTATCCAAATAATACTTGCTTTTGTCTACAAATGATAAATTAAGGTAGAAATTAATGGGTGTTGAGACTTCCtccatgtaaaagaaaaatatttatttctgtctacatacaaattccatttttcttcaattcttgaaaaaaagaagagaagattaAGGTGCAATGGAAGGCTGAGAGAGTGGACAAAGTGACTGGAGTATATTCTCCCAGacttatttcatatttgttttctcttgtctCTAATTACAATCTGTAAGTTACACCATCCAATGTACAGTGTCACATGGATGAGATGCTGACATTCAGAGTAGAGCAATGACACTTCATAGACTTGCAGTAAGAATGCTTGCCTACAGTGAAGAAACCCAAGTGGCCAAATCCCATTATGGATAATACTGTTGTACTCAGTTTCTGCTTCCAAGACAGAAacaggaagacctggtctccaaGACATGCCTATGAAATGATGCTTATAAATTTTGCACAGCAGCAGCTTAGCAGTTGAGTACTGAAAATAATACTCAATGTTGTTCTAGGCTCTCTTCTTCTCCTTTATCAAGGAACAGCTCTTGTCCAGTATAAGAGAACACTAAAACTAGTATTTCAGCTGTAAGTTACTCCAAATCCACTCTGTATTCAGTATTGCATTCTGTTATTTATATTGTTTAAAAGTGGAATTTCTTCTGTATGTTCGACCCTCAGTGCAGTACCAAGTAATATCTGTGATGCTTTGGGAAAATGAGTGTAACTGATCCTCAGATACGCTGATGCAGCATTCAGTGCTGATGGTTCATAGGGAGCAACTCCATAAATCCTTTCCACTTCCCTGATCCTAAGGTCAGCAGGAGCCAATTCAGACCTTGC is from Harpia harpyja isolate bHarHar1 chromosome Z, bHarHar1 primary haplotype, whole genome shotgun sequence and encodes:
- the RPS23 gene encoding 40S ribosomal protein S23 encodes the protein MGKCRGLRTARKLRSHRRDQKWHDKQYKKAHLGTALKANPFGGASHAKGIVLEKVGVEAKQPNSAIRKCVRVQLIKNGKKITAFVPNDGCLNFIEENDEVLVAGFGRKGHAVGDIPGVRFKVVKVANVSLLALYKGKKERPRS